One stretch of Pedobacter riviphilus DNA includes these proteins:
- a CDS encoding NAD(P)-dependent oxidoreductase has product MNTTKIGWIGLGNMGIPMAEQLIKGGYAVTVYNRSKDKEVSLKEMGASIAKTPKELIVTTDVIIIMVSDDAAIDQIFKGEEGLFSVETSGKIIVNMSTVSPSISKEMAMLCKAKGNFYLDAPVSGSVKQAETGQLVIMVGGEESAFNQVKPILEKMGKLAKLVGGNGAGNSAKLAINSLLALYAQGLAETVLFANEQGIRTEDLLELINNAAIGNIFTKIKGDAIIADNYKAAFALKHIVKDLNLAKEEGISSPLAKTARDTFEAAASKYGEEDIIAVVKQLKG; this is encoded by the coding sequence ATGAATACAACAAAAATAGGCTGGATCGGGTTAGGGAATATGGGAATCCCGATGGCAGAACAATTGATAAAAGGAGGTTATGCGGTTACGGTTTACAACAGGAGCAAGGATAAAGAAGTTTCGCTGAAAGAAATGGGCGCATCAATTGCTAAAACACCTAAAGAGCTGATTGTAACCACTGATGTAATAATCATTATGGTATCTGATGATGCCGCAATTGATCAGATTTTTAAAGGAGAAGAAGGGCTTTTTAGTGTAGAAACTTCGGGCAAGATTATCGTGAATATGAGCACGGTTTCTCCTTCAATTTCAAAGGAAATGGCCATGTTGTGCAAAGCAAAAGGAAATTTTTATTTAGATGCGCCAGTTTCAGGAAGTGTGAAGCAAGCAGAAACCGGTCAGTTGGTGATTATGGTTGGAGGTGAAGAATCTGCTTTTAACCAGGTAAAACCTATCCTCGAAAAAATGGGAAAACTGGCCAAACTTGTTGGTGGAAATGGTGCAGGGAATAGTGCAAAGCTGGCTATCAATTCACTTTTGGCCTTGTACGCACAGGGCTTGGCCGAAACTGTTCTGTTTGCTAATGAACAAGGGATTAGAACCGAAGATTTATTAGAATTGATTAATAATGCAGCCATTGGCAATATTTTTACCAAAATTAAAGGTGATGCTATTATTGCGGATAATTACAAAGCTGCTTTCGCCCTTAAACATATTGTAAAAGATTTGAACCTAGCAAAAGAAGAAGGTATTTCATCGCCATTGGCTAAAACAGCACGGGATACTTTCGAAGCGGCAGCCTCAAAATATGGAGAAGAGGATATTATTGCAGTAGTTAAACAGCTTAAAGGATAA
- a CDS encoding response regulator: MEGSKILIILEDFDLRIKITEILTIGKYNVKLTNSGKQAIDIIRKSPVDVIISEVNVAEMDGIGVLRVVNKFMETAGISFIMILNNQDYDLARRVMELGADGYLMAPFDDGELLNHVEVKLRKKRLQHELFLNRHTQLKNVYKSGDELSWLRSRFEGCLPRSFKKNQVLYYRGERRSLGLHYILSGKIKTYVADSAGNIFITGIYGPHEYFGLQGALLGSENKEIAEAIDTVEILTIPYTDFQNLITDYPDIFSFFAKALVHSLNNRDEKLLNIAYYSVRKRIAKAIIELTKLNHESAENNRFILPRYDLACLIGIATETLSRVLGDFTREGLIEKDGNNIIILDMNALKTMKN; this comes from the coding sequence ATGGAGGGATCTAAAATCTTGATTATACTTGAGGATTTCGATCTAAGGATAAAAATCACCGAAATACTAACAATCGGGAAATACAATGTAAAATTAACAAATAGCGGTAAGCAAGCAATCGACATTATCAGAAAAAGTCCGGTAGATGTAATTATTTCGGAGGTAAATGTAGCTGAAATGGACGGAATTGGGGTATTGCGTGTTGTTAATAAATTTATGGAAACTGCGGGTATCAGTTTTATTATGATATTGAACAATCAGGATTACGACCTTGCCCGCAGAGTGATGGAATTGGGCGCAGATGGCTACCTCATGGCTCCTTTTGATGATGGCGAGCTGCTTAATCATGTTGAGGTAAAGCTCAGAAAAAAAAGGCTTCAACATGAATTATTTTTAAACCGGCATACTCAATTAAAGAATGTCTATAAAAGTGGAGATGAATTATCCTGGTTAAGATCAAGGTTTGAAGGTTGTTTGCCAAGATCTTTTAAAAAAAACCAGGTTCTTTATTATAGGGGAGAAAGGAGATCGCTCGGATTACATTACATTTTATCGGGAAAGATAAAAACCTATGTCGCTGATTCAGCCGGCAACATATTTATCACCGGCATTTATGGCCCGCACGAATATTTCGGCCTGCAGGGCGCACTATTAGGTTCTGAAAATAAGGAAATTGCAGAAGCCATCGATACTGTTGAAATACTGACCATCCCTTACACCGATTTCCAGAATTTAATTACAGACTACCCAGACATATTCAGCTTTTTTGCTAAAGCTCTTGTTCATAGCCTGAATAACCGTGATGAAAAGCTACTGAATATCGCCTATTACTCTGTAAGGAAGAGGATAGCAAAGGCAATTATTGAACTGACTAAACTAAACCACGAGTCTGCAGAGAATAATAGATTTATACTTCCCAGATACGATTTGGCATGCTTGATAGGCATTGCAACAGAAACACTGAGTAGGGTGCTTGGAGATTTCACAAGAGAGGGCTTAATTGAAAAAGACGGAAATAACATTATTATACTGGATATGAACGCTTTGAAAACAATGAAAAATTAG
- a CDS encoding BlaI/MecI/CopY family transcriptional regulator has protein sequence MKSNQTENNLPEPTKAELEILQVLWEFGPSTVRFVNDKLNEQREVNYTSTLKQMQILAEKGILKRDESQMKHIYIPVEAEEKTKVQLLDRFVNTLYKGSASQLMMQLLGNEKTSKQEIEEIKRLLDSME, from the coding sequence GTGAAAAGTAATCAAACTGAAAATAATCTGCCTGAACCTACTAAAGCTGAATTAGAAATTCTTCAGGTGTTATGGGAGTTTGGTCCATCTACAGTTCGGTTTGTAAACGATAAATTGAACGAGCAGCGCGAGGTGAATTATACCTCAACTTTAAAGCAGATGCAGATCTTAGCCGAGAAAGGAATATTAAAACGTGATGAAAGCCAAATGAAACACATTTATATTCCTGTTGAAGCTGAAGAGAAAACCAAAGTCCAGTTGTTAGACCGTTTTGTAAATACCCTATATAAAGGATCTGCTTCGCAGTTAATGATGCAGCTTTTGGGCAATGAGAAAACCTCTAAACAGGAGATAGAAGAGATAAAGCGGCTATTGGATAGCATGGAATAA
- a CDS encoding M56 family metallopeptidase, with translation MMELKLINLLPENWLHALGATLFHSLWLGVILALLAGLVMFTTRKASASTRYNLLTICLMLFVVAIFFTFYKELQKPIGAAADQVVINLSSGVTNQPVITNVQHDMYSGLNKILSLWNAYAYQIVLIWFLIICGKSIQLMVGLNGVYHLRKHKTYAAGKKWDEKLAMLAEKLGLSQPVKMVQSGIAQAPMVVGHFKPLILVPLGLLSGLSDAEVEAILSHELAHIKRKDYLVNLLQSFIEIVFFFNPAVLWVSQLIKTEREHCCDDLAIACVSDRKNYVQALIVCQEFKQRAPAYAMAITGKKGSLLHRASRMLFNTNSTLNKMEKTILTIALVSVVVCSAAFKSVDRAKTVTGKEISTSIQVLQDTAKKTKPVEGKPGDQLEREINSKMDRQLKQLAENEKIKRNETADDVKARIADQQARKDDARKAVADERMRKEDAKARIADEKLRIADEKLAKEDAKLAEEDAKWAKEDAKWTKDADKWAQDDKEGRGNRVPRAPRPPRPPRAPRASVAVPAVPAMPAIPAVPAVPPTPPTPPVYNQRTSTRTGVQRTVTSKTVTNGDGHDYTNEINQELMKDGIISSTNKLSYKLNKDELIVNGVKQNADVQKKYKQRFLKNDKHSLMYNFLIENNKN, from the coding sequence ATGATGGAACTTAAGTTAATTAACCTTTTACCCGAAAATTGGCTTCATGCCCTCGGTGCTACTTTATTCCACTCGCTATGGCTTGGGGTAATATTAGCCTTGCTTGCTGGTTTGGTTATGTTTACTACCCGAAAAGCAAGTGCTTCAACACGCTATAATCTACTCACCATTTGTTTGATGTTGTTCGTTGTGGCCATATTCTTCACTTTTTACAAAGAACTGCAAAAGCCTATAGGCGCCGCGGCTGATCAGGTTGTAATCAATCTCTCTAGTGGGGTTACCAATCAGCCCGTAATTACAAATGTGCAACACGATATGTATTCGGGATTGAACAAAATTCTTTCTTTATGGAATGCGTATGCTTATCAGATTGTACTGATCTGGTTTTTAATTATATGTGGAAAGAGCATTCAGTTAATGGTAGGTTTAAATGGTGTATATCATTTACGTAAGCATAAAACCTATGCTGCGGGTAAAAAATGGGATGAAAAGTTAGCTATGCTGGCTGAAAAATTAGGTTTAAGTCAACCGGTTAAAATGGTGCAGTCGGGTATTGCGCAGGCGCCAATGGTTGTGGGTCATTTTAAACCCTTAATTCTGGTTCCATTAGGTTTGCTTAGCGGCCTGTCAGATGCCGAGGTTGAGGCGATTCTTTCTCACGAACTGGCCCACATTAAGCGTAAAGATTACCTGGTGAACCTATTACAAAGTTTTATCGAAATCGTTTTCTTCTTTAACCCAGCGGTACTTTGGGTATCACAATTAATAAAAACAGAACGCGAACATTGCTGCGATGATTTGGCCATTGCCTGTGTAAGCGATCGCAAAAACTACGTTCAGGCCCTCATTGTGTGCCAGGAATTTAAGCAGCGTGCACCTGCTTATGCTATGGCCATAACGGGTAAGAAGGGTAGCCTGCTGCATAGAGCAAGCAGGATGTTATTCAACACCAATTCAACTTTAAACAAAATGGAAAAGACTATATTAACCATCGCCCTGGTATCGGTAGTGGTTTGCAGTGCTGCTTTTAAAAGCGTTGACCGTGCAAAAACAGTTACCGGAAAAGAAATATCCACCTCAATACAAGTTTTACAGGATACAGCAAAAAAAACTAAACCTGTTGAAGGGAAACCTGGCGATCAATTGGAAAGGGAAATCAATTCGAAAATGGACCGTCAATTGAAACAGTTGGCAGAAAATGAGAAAATTAAACGCAATGAAACAGCAGATGATGTAAAAGCGAGAATTGCTGATCAGCAAGCCAGAAAAGACGATGCTAGAAAGGCCGTAGCAGACGAGCGCATGCGGAAAGAAGATGCTAAAGCCAGAATTGCTGACGAAAAACTTAGGATAGCAGACGAGAAACTTGCAAAAGAGGATGCTAAATTGGCCGAGGAAGACGCCAAATGGGCAAAAGAAGATGCCAAGTGGACAAAGGACGCTGATAAATGGGCACAGGATGATAAAGAGGGTAGAGGAAACCGTGTACCAAGAGCACCACGTCCGCCACGCCCACCTAGAGCGCCAAGGGCATCAGTTGCGGTTCCTGCGGTCCCTGCCATGCCGGCAATTCCAGCAGTTCCAGCAGTACCACCAACTCCGCCTACGCCCCCTGTATACAACCAAAGAACAAGTACCCGAACAGGTGTACAGCGTACCGTTACTTCGAAAACCGTAACCAATGGAGACGGACATGATTATACCAACGAAATTAATCAGGAGTTGATGAAAGACGGTATCATTAGCAGTACCAATAAACTATCGTACAAGCTCAATAAAGATGAGCTGATTGTAAACGGTGTAAAACAAAATGCAGATGTTCAGAAAAAGTACAAACAACGGTTTTTGAAAAACGATAAGCATTCGCTGATGTATAACTTCCTGATTGAAAACAACAAAAACTAA
- a CDS encoding outer membrane beta-barrel family protein, translated as MKFKIMAFLALWINIALTFAQAQTPQSRIYGRVLDAEGKNIEFATVALLKDLALVKTSFTENDGMFSFDKLGYGKYLIKISVVGSPIYQTDTLVLTASHAVIALPDIKIKAGATNLKEVNISGQKAFVERKIDRTVVNVDALISNAGTTALDVLSKSPGVNVDQNGAISLKGKNGVTIFIDDKPTYLSGADLENYLRSLPSSSLDQIELMTNPPAKYDAAGNGGVINIKTKKTKTAGFNGGINLSLNQGELSRSNNSFNFNYRKDKINIFGNLSYNLNNSFTDLDLNRKYKNDDGSAKSYFNQNSYFRRHGNTFNLKTGLDYYASDRTTWGVVLTGMNRISKQVNNNTSNLSNASMQLDSVIRAENIDQIKYQNAGVNLNYRHKFKQAGRELTFDADYLLYRNQTDQTYYNFSYLPSGTLKYQDILTGNLPSNIDIYTAKMDYSHPLENKWKLDAGVKTAYTKTDNIADYFNTANGKTSADYEKSNHFLYEENINAVYLNMSREGKRFSLQAGLRYENTVSNGHQLGNLIKPDSSFKRTYNSLFPTLYFYYKLDTAGNNQLGLNYGRRIDRPYYQDLNPFFSPLDKFTYYVGNPFLKPSFTQSIELSHIFKNKITTTFSYSWVRDEVNETIEILNGTYYSRPANVGKTRVANVSVNAEIDLTKWAKLNAYMEFGKIVSKTDFYTGFLVTNGSYFRTNPNVQFKISPTWNAEINMSYQSKLSNVQFLLGSVHEFGAAVQKKLSAKSTLKLTANDIFRNRIFNGVINNLAATEASWTNKQDSRNFVLSYSYRFGKAFSSPAKHESSGADAEKNRVKN; from the coding sequence ATGAAATTTAAGATCATGGCTTTTTTAGCCTTATGGATAAATATTGCCCTTACTTTTGCTCAAGCCCAAACCCCACAATCCAGAATTTATGGTCGTGTATTGGATGCCGAAGGAAAAAATATAGAATTTGCAACAGTTGCACTCCTTAAAGATTTGGCATTGGTTAAAACAAGCTTTACTGAAAATGATGGAATGTTCAGTTTTGATAAGCTCGGTTATGGAAAATATTTGATTAAAATATCGGTGGTCGGATCGCCAATATATCAAACCGATACTTTGGTGCTAACTGCCAGCCATGCTGTTATCGCATTGCCAGATATCAAGATTAAAGCTGGAGCAACCAATTTAAAGGAAGTGAATATTTCGGGACAGAAAGCTTTTGTAGAGCGGAAAATAGACCGTACTGTTGTCAATGTTGATGCTTTGATTTCGAATGCAGGTACAACCGCACTGGATGTGCTGAGTAAATCGCCTGGGGTGAACGTAGATCAGAACGGGGCAATTTCATTAAAAGGCAAAAATGGGGTGACTATCTTTATTGATGATAAACCAACTTATTTATCGGGGGCCGATTTGGAAAATTACCTGCGTTCGTTGCCTTCCTCTTCGCTTGATCAGATTGAACTAATGACCAATCCGCCTGCTAAATACGATGCTGCAGGAAATGGAGGTGTAATTAACATCAAAACCAAGAAAACCAAAACCGCTGGGTTTAATGGTGGGATTAATCTGAGTTTAAACCAGGGCGAATTAAGTCGCTCGAACAATAGTTTCAACTTTAATTACCGAAAGGATAAGATCAACATTTTTGGAAACCTGAGTTATAACCTCAATAATAGTTTTACCGATCTCGATCTGAACCGTAAATATAAAAATGATGATGGTAGTGCGAAATCCTACTTTAATCAGAATTCTTATTTCCGCAGGCATGGCAACACTTTTAATTTAAAAACAGGGCTTGATTATTATGCATCTGACCGCACAACCTGGGGCGTAGTGCTTACCGGAATGAACCGGATTTCTAAACAGGTAAACAACAATACCAGTAATTTGTCTAATGCGTCAATGCAGTTAGATTCGGTTATCAGGGCTGAAAATATCGATCAGATTAAATATCAGAATGCGGGCGTAAATTTAAATTACAGGCACAAATTTAAGCAGGCAGGACGAGAATTAACCTTCGATGCTGATTACCTGCTTTACCGGAATCAAACCGATCAAACTTATTACAACTTTAGTTATCTCCCTAGCGGAACATTAAAATACCAAGATATTTTAACAGGTAACCTGCCTTCAAATATTGATATCTACACCGCTAAAATGGATTATTCGCATCCACTTGAAAATAAGTGGAAGCTGGATGCGGGCGTTAAAACCGCTTATACCAAAACCGATAACATTGCCGATTACTTTAATACGGCAAATGGAAAAACGAGTGCTGATTATGAAAAGAGCAATCACTTTTTATATGAGGAGAATATCAATGCGGTTTACCTGAATATGAGCCGGGAAGGAAAGCGGTTTTCGCTTCAGGCTGGTTTGAGGTATGAAAACACGGTTTCTAATGGGCATCAGTTGGGCAATCTGATCAAACCCGATTCGAGTTTTAAAAGAACCTATAACAGTTTGTTCCCAACGCTTTATTTCTATTATAAGCTGGATACTGCTGGGAACAACCAACTGGGACTAAATTACGGAAGAAGAATCGACCGGCCATATTATCAGGACCTTAATCCGTTCTTTTCTCCGTTGGATAAGTTTACCTATTATGTCGGTAATCCTTTTTTAAAGCCTTCTTTTACACAGAGTATAGAACTATCGCATATTTTTAAAAATAAGATTACCACCACATTTAGCTACAGCTGGGTGAGGGACGAAGTGAACGAAACCATCGAAATTTTAAATGGCACCTATTACAGCAGACCTGCAAATGTGGGCAAAACAAGGGTGGCCAATGTTTCGGTAAATGCGGAGATCGATCTTACAAAATGGGCAAAATTAAATGCCTATATGGAGTTTGGTAAAATAGTTTCAAAAACAGATTTTTATACTGGTTTTTTGGTTACCAATGGCAGTTATTTTAGAACAAACCCCAATGTGCAGTTTAAAATCAGTCCGACATGGAATGCAGAAATAAACATGAGCTATCAGAGTAAACTTTCTAATGTTCAGTTTTTACTGGGTTCGGTGCATGAGTTTGGCGCAGCTGTACAGAAAAAACTCTCTGCAAAAAGTACTTTGAAATTAACGGCAAATGATATTTTCAGAAACCGGATATTTAATGGCGTAATTAATAATCTCGCAGCTACCGAAGCCAGCTGGACAAACAAGCAAGATTCGAGGAATTTTGTTTTGAGCTATAGCTATCGTTTTGGGAAGGCATTTTCTTCGCCAGCAAAACACGAATCTTCTGGTGCGGATGCAGAAAAGAACAGGGTGAAAAATTAA
- a CDS encoding gluconate:H+ symporter produces MSLLILLFGILLLFVLILKKINPMIALIAVAIITGLLLGMPATKVMTSISNGIGSTLGSMVMVLALGAMMGKLIEDSGSAKKIVFILIGAFGKKNIQWAVLLTGLLVGIPLFYNAGFVVLIPLVFAISATTGLSKLYIGIPMATALSVTHGFLPPHPGPVALAGIFHADIGKTLIYGLTLSIPIAVIAGIYFPRLILKRDQSVTVQHFSINEEENLPSASKSFITALLPVFLIIAGTIGSSFKIDYIGKPLFIFLADPTAALLISVIIALALQKTSITKAMESCAEGVKSIAMIILIIAAGGAFKQILIDSGMGETVKQLTGGLNLSPLLLAWLITASLRVTLGSATVSALTASGMVLPLIGAGAPAELMVLSVGAGSLMFSHVNDTGFWMFKEYFNLSLKETFSTWTMMESLVSVLGLVGVLLLNQFV; encoded by the coding sequence ATGTCATTATTGATTCTACTTTTCGGTATCCTGTTGCTTTTCGTGCTGATCTTGAAAAAGATTAACCCAATGATTGCCCTGATTGCTGTGGCAATTATTACAGGTCTTTTATTAGGCATGCCCGCTACTAAAGTGATGACTTCCATCAGCAATGGGATAGGCAGCACGCTGGGCAGTATGGTAATGGTTTTGGCGCTTGGCGCGATGATGGGCAAATTGATTGAAGATAGCGGATCGGCAAAAAAGATCGTTTTCATATTGATTGGCGCTTTTGGTAAAAAGAACATCCAATGGGCTGTGCTGTTAACTGGTTTATTGGTGGGGATTCCTTTATTTTACAATGCTGGTTTTGTGGTTTTAATCCCTTTGGTTTTTGCCATTTCAGCCACAACAGGATTATCAAAATTATACATCGGCATCCCGATGGCCACAGCCCTTTCGGTAACACATGGTTTTTTACCCCCTCACCCCGGTCCTGTTGCACTCGCTGGTATTTTCCATGCCGATATTGGTAAAACATTAATTTACGGCTTAACTTTAAGCATACCTATTGCGGTTATTGCCGGAATCTATTTCCCACGATTGATTCTCAAACGTGATCAATCGGTAACGGTTCAGCACTTCAGTATCAACGAAGAAGAGAACCTTCCTTCTGCTTCAAAAAGTTTTATTACCGCATTGTTGCCCGTATTCTTAATTATCGCCGGAACGATAGGAAGCAGTTTTAAAATAGATTACATTGGTAAACCGCTGTTTATATTTTTAGCCGATCCTACTGCTGCCTTATTAATTTCGGTTATTATTGCGCTGGCACTTCAAAAAACTTCCATTACAAAAGCAATGGAATCGTGTGCCGAAGGGGTTAAAAGCATCGCCATGATTATCCTTATTATTGCAGCTGGTGGTGCCTTTAAACAGATTTTGATTGATAGTGGTATGGGCGAAACGGTGAAACAGCTTACTGGCGGTCTAAATTTATCGCCATTATTACTCGCCTGGTTAATTACCGCATCACTTAGGGTAACCCTGGGATCGGCAACGGTGTCCGCACTAACCGCTTCGGGTATGGTACTCCCTTTAATTGGGGCCGGAGCACCCGCAGAGTTAATGGTACTATCGGTCGGCGCCGGAAGTTTAATGTTTTCGCACGTAAACGATACAGGTTTCTGGATGTTTAAAGAATACTTTAACCTGAGCCTGAAAGAAACTTTTAGCACCTGGACTATGATGGAAAGTTTGGTTTCTGTTTTAGGGCTTGTTGGAGTGCTGCTGCTTAACCAGTTTGTATAG
- a CDS encoding ABC transporter permease: protein MPNSLPKQSIKFSWLFKMAWRDSRKNRARLLLFVSAIVLGIAALVAVYSFKDNLQKDIDAQAKELTGADLVLDSRKGVSKAMQKMLDTLGDERSQEKTFASMIYFQKGGGSRLVQMKALEGNYPYYGTIETIPLTAAKHFQSGRNALVDQTLMLQFNAKVGDSVKIGDLNFNILGTLTKAPGQTGIGASIAPTVYIPLQTLDKTNLIKTGSRINNKFYFRYNDPSKIDEWVKKQDSKLEKEGFDADTVESRKEQTGRSFKDVNRFLALSGFIALLLGCVGVGSAIHVYIQEKLSAIATLRCLGLKSRHAFLIYLIQVFFIGLIAAVLGAALGTGIQFLLPLVLKDFLPIEITMQVSWPAVGQGILLGLIISVLFALPSLLSVRRISPLNAIRISFEKAAGKRDPLTWLVYLLMAIFITAFTHLQMKTWIQTLAFTASIAIAFVLLIILSKLLMFLVRKLLPNSSPYLWRQGFANLYRPNNQTLMLTVSIGLSTAFICTLFFVQGILMSRVTLSSGANQPNMVMFDIQNTQKEGLDSLTKAFKLPLMNQVPVVTMRIEEINGKKASADTSNRRAYRNEIRATYQDTLTAAEKITSGKWIGKIKPNETVYISLDQRYAQQIHVELNDKILFNVQGMMIPTVVGSLREVNWSRMQTNFRVVFPAGVLEEAPQFHVLMTKVPSGEVSARFQGEVVQKFPNVSVIDLDLVLKLLDELLNKIGFVIQFMAGFSMVTGWIVLISSVLTSKNQRIKESILLRTMGASRKQILAINAIEYFFLGAFAAGAGLILAISGSWALAKFTFDAAFVPPLVPTLLLFGSIVALVVITGVLSTRSILNQPPLKILRTES from the coding sequence ATGCCTAATAGCCTCCCAAAACAATCTATTAAGTTTTCGTGGCTGTTTAAAATGGCCTGGCGCGATAGCAGGAAAAACCGTGCACGTTTATTGCTCTTTGTTTCGGCTATTGTTTTGGGTATTGCGGCTCTTGTTGCAGTTTACTCGTTTAAAGATAACCTGCAAAAGGATATTGATGCGCAGGCAAAAGAGCTTACAGGAGCCGATCTGGTGTTAGATAGCCGGAAAGGTGTAAGCAAAGCGATGCAAAAAATGCTCGATACACTTGGCGATGAACGATCGCAGGAGAAAACCTTTGCTTCGATGATCTATTTCCAGAAAGGTGGAGGCAGCCGTTTGGTACAAATGAAAGCATTAGAGGGAAATTATCCATATTACGGTACGATAGAAACCATTCCGCTAACCGCAGCAAAACACTTTCAATCGGGAAGAAATGCCTTGGTAGATCAAACCCTGATGCTGCAGTTTAATGCAAAAGTTGGCGATTCGGTAAAAATCGGCGATCTCAATTTCAACATACTGGGCACTTTAACAAAAGCTCCTGGCCAAACGGGTATTGGTGCAAGTATTGCCCCTACGGTTTATATTCCACTACAAACCCTCGATAAAACCAATCTGATTAAAACCGGAAGCCGGATTAATAACAAATTTTATTTCAGGTATAACGATCCATCCAAAATAGATGAATGGGTAAAAAAGCAGGACAGCAAATTAGAAAAAGAAGGTTTTGATGCCGATACGGTTGAATCGAGAAAAGAACAGACCGGAAGATCGTTCAAAGATGTAAATCGTTTTCTGGCTTTATCTGGGTTTATTGCTTTGCTATTAGGTTGTGTTGGTGTTGGTAGCGCTATCCATGTGTACATCCAGGAGAAATTAAGTGCGATTGCCACGCTGAGGTGTTTAGGATTAAAATCCCGTCATGCCTTTTTAATCTACCTTATCCAGGTCTTTTTTATTGGCTTAATCGCTGCTGTTTTAGGGGCAGCTTTAGGCACAGGTATACAATTTTTGCTTCCATTGGTATTGAAAGATTTTCTACCAATTGAGATTACCATGCAGGTTTCGTGGCCCGCCGTTGGCCAGGGTATTTTATTGGGTTTGATCATCTCGGTCCTCTTTGCCCTTCCATCACTTCTATCTGTTAGAAGGATTTCGCCATTAAATGCCATCCGGATATCTTTCGAAAAAGCAGCAGGAAAAAGAGATCCGCTAACCTGGCTGGTGTATCTGCTTATGGCAATCTTTATTACAGCTTTTACGCACTTGCAGATGAAAACATGGATTCAAACGCTGGCTTTTACCGCAAGTATTGCCATCGCTTTTGTGCTGTTGATCATACTGTCTAAACTATTGATGTTCCTGGTAAGAAAACTCTTACCTAATTCGTCACCTTATTTATGGCGACAGGGCTTTGCCAACCTTTACCGGCCGAATAACCAAACCTTAATGCTTACCGTTTCTATAGGTTTATCAACCGCATTTATCTGCACCCTGTTTTTTGTTCAGGGGATATTAATGAGTCGCGTTACACTTTCATCAGGCGCCAATCAGCCCAATATGGTGATGTTCGATATCCAGAATACACAAAAAGAAGGATTGGACAGTTTAACTAAAGCTTTCAAATTGCCATTAATGAACCAGGTGCCCGTAGTTACCATGCGCATTGAAGAAATTAACGGAAAGAAAGCCAGTGCAGATACCAGTAACAGAAGGGCCTATCGCAATGAGATCAGGGCTACTTATCAGGATACCTTAACCGCGGCAGAGAAAATTACATCAGGTAAATGGATCGGAAAAATAAAACCCAACGAAACGGTTTATATTTCACTGGACCAGCGTTATGCCCAGCAGATTCATGTTGAGCTGAATGATAAAATCCTTTTTAATGTGCAGGGTATGATGATCCCCACGGTTGTTGGAAGTTTAAGGGAAGTAAACTGGAGCAGGATGCAGACCAATTTCAGGGTAGTTTTTCCGGCAGGGGTGTTAGAAGAAGCGCCACAGTTTCATGTACTGATGACTAAGGTACCATCGGGCGAAGTTTCAGCTCGTTTCCAGGGAGAAGTGGTGCAAAAATTTCCAAATGTATCGGTCATCGATTTAGATTTGGTATTAAAACTCTTAGATGAGCTGTTAAACAAAATCGGTTTTGTGATTCAGTTTATGGCTGGCTTTAGTATGGTAACCGGTTGGATTGTTTTAATATCTTCGGTATTAACCAGTAAAAACCAGCGGATAAAAGAAAGTATTTTATTGCGGACTATGGGTGCCAGTAGAAAACAGATTTTAGCAATAAATGCGATTGAATATTTCTTCTTAGGTGCTTTTGCCGCAGGCGCCGGATTAATTTTAGCCATAAGCGGAAGCTGGGCATTGGCTAAATTCACTTTCGATGCGGCCTTTGTGCCTCCACTTGTACCAACCTTATTGCTGTTTGGTTCAATTGTAGCACTTGTAGTAATTACGGGTGTGTTAAGTACGAGAAGTATTTTGAACCAACCACCGCTGAAGATTTTAAGGACTGAAAGTTAA